Proteins from a single region of Trichoderma asperellum chromosome 3, complete sequence:
- a CDS encoding uncharacterized protein (TransMembrane:3 (i75-93o99-120i132-149o)), whose translation MASIMRPSLLRQTALAAKPAFRNNAIKAAAFHTSTQRSAILPPGPQRIEGTVNDPAPIPIPNATQGSYHWTFERLLAAGLVPLTIAPFAAGSLNPTTDAILCSAVLLHSHIGFQSVIIDYIPTRTYPGLRKFFWWGLNLATVTVGVGLYEFETNDVGVTEAIKRLWKA comes from the exons ATGGCATCTATTATGCGACCGTCTCTGCTGCGGCAGACCGCGCTGGCGGCGAAGCCTGCGTTCCGAAACAATGCTATCAAGGCTGCGGCTTTCCACACCTCTACCCAGCGCTCGGCTATCCTGCCCCCAGGACCTC AGCGAATTGAGGGAACAG TCAACGACCCTGCtcccatccccatccccaACGCTACCCAGGGATCATACCACTGGACCTTTGAGCGCCTCCTCGCCGCCGGCCTCGTGCCTCTCACCATTGCGCCCTTTGCCGCCGGTTCTCTCAACCCCACCACCGACGCCATCCTGTGCTCTGCCGTCCTCCTGCACTCCCACATCGGCTTCCAGTCCGTCATCATTGACTACATCCCCACGCGAACCTACCCCGGCCTGCGAAAGTTCTTCTGGTGGGGTCTGAACCTTGCGACTGTCACTGTTGGTGTTGGCTTGTACGAGTTTGAGACCAATGACGTCGGCGTCACTGAGGCTATCAAGAGACTCTGGAAGGCATAA
- a CDS encoding uncharacterized protein (TransMembrane:2 (o52-69i81-104o)), with protein sequence MSTSWFSPIECPVRPGICASNPMLLKDKVSKDIAARTPRWVGMSGVTPRSSLPVNMAVGVVVAELLDAYNCVHGQSQTPRVFILFFPAPFPGTFFSQFYLLVIFNLSSLLDSTPILSP encoded by the coding sequence ATGTCAACGAGCTGGTTTTCACCAATTGAATGCCCAGTACGGCCGGGGATATGCGCTTCTAACCCAATGTTGCTCAAGGATAAGGTATCCAAAGATATTGCTGCCCGCACTCCAAGGTGGGTTGGTATGTCTGGTGTGACCCCAAGGAGCTCGCTTCCGGTCAATATGGCAGTGGGTGTAGTTGTagctgagctgctggatgctTATAATTGTGTACATGGGCAAAGCCAAACCCCTCGTGTATTTATCCTGTTCTTTCCTGCTCCTTTTCCTGgaacttttttctctcagtTTTATCTTCTCGTCATTTTCAACCTTTCTTCATTGCTGGATTCAACACCGATCCTTAGCCCGTGA
- a CDS encoding uncharacterized protein (TransMembrane:2 (o20-39i51-68o)) yields the protein MAFPGGNINILPFGNEINPLYAGIAASVLGGLCISGLVASRGTGQKNDTPGVISSFFLFFYSCFIKPHQGDSKASQQDALESFYKKQAGAYDATRKVLLRGREDMLALVAAQLEAKAETATDGNRTKRIWVDVGGGTGWNIEAMSQFVDVPTFFSSVYLVDFSPSLCEVAKKRFERLGWKNVRVVCQDARKFRLEDYEADMPGRQVAPRSPALSYLTQQRQDYGGADLVTFSYSLSMIPDYYSVVDSVNSLLAPHGILGVVDFYVQNQIDYSFRNYTGGLVDRHVNMLSRNFWRAWFDIDRVGLEPGRRDYLEYKFGTVLNFNFRNRTLGYIPYYVWVGCQKKPFSASSLPHEIIERIDALATESPYLYPANQGDALTRAIERSAPEIRSKAFITAVENLSANLPLPSFFYQNHHWRIYYDDRLQKHTQFNDEYIYAFTWEDARVDERLLKLGPDDKILAITSAGDNIISYLAQSPARVHAVDLNPTQNHLLELKAAAYTALPYEDFWKIFGDGKHSNFRELLLTKLSPHLSGRAFQYWLKNVHVFQNNKGYGLYDTGGSRHAIRAFRWISRIFGLKSAVKKLLESRTLNEQREMWRNKIRPALLSKLICNLVVSQESFLWAALGVPKNQLAMIEKDHADSDLVKQGKAKNTRSHAIWHYMVNTLDPVAEETHIGTDNPYYYVCMDGKFSRKCHPEYLRPEVHAKLSRRGALDGLRIHTDELEEVIARITPGTLTVAVIMDSMDWFDTGSQAAAAQISKLNRALKMGGRVLLRTSALSPWYIKVFEAHGFTAQCHGSRVDGACIDRVNMYASCWICTKTENLPPPTPEFDRIGGGDITSLTI from the exons ATGGCTTTTCCT GGTGGTAACATTAACATCTTGCCTTTTGGCAACGAGATTAATCCTCTATATGCTGGAATAGCAGCCTCCGTCTTAGGTGGCCTTTGCATCTCCGGTTTGGTTGCCTCTCGAGGTACCGGGCAAAAAAACGATACGCCTGGCGTTATcagctcttttttcctttttttctattcttgcTTCATCAAACCCCATCAGGGCGATTCCAAGGCTTCCCAGCAGGACGCTCTAGAGAGCTTCTACAAGAAGCAGGCCGGGGCTTATGATGCCACTCGCAAGGTCCTTCTTCGCGGTCGCGAAGACATGCTGGCCCTTGTCGCCGCCCAGCTTGAGGCGAAAGCCGAGACAGCTACTGACGGCAACAGGACCAAGCGTATCTGGGTTGAT GTCGGCGGCGGCACTGGCTGGAATATTGAAGCCATGTCGCAGTTCGTCGATGTCCCTACTTTTTTCTCCAGCGTCTACCTCGTTGATTTCTCTCCGTCTCTCTGCGAAGTAGCAAAGAAGCGTTTTGAGAGACTTGGCTGGAAAAATGTTCGAGTTGTCTGCCAAGACGCTCGCAAGTTCCGCCTGGAAGATTACGAAGCTGACATGCCCGGCCGTCAAGTCGCCCCAAGATCTCCTGCGCTCAGCTATCTCACCCAGCAGCGCCAAGACTATGGTGGCGCTGATTTGGTCACTTTTTCATACAGCTTGTCCATGATT CCGGATTACTATTCTGTGGTTGACTCTGTGAACTCGCTACTGGCTCCTCATGGTATCCTGGGAGTGGTTGACTTCTACGTCCAGAACCAGATTGATTACTCTTTCCGCAACTACACAGGTGGCCTTGTAGATCGTCATGTCAATATGCTATCCCGCAACTTCTGGCGCGCCTGGTTTGACATTGACCGTGTTGGTCTTGAGCCTGGCCGCCGTGATTACCTCGAATACAAGTTTGGTACCGTTCTCAACTTCAACTTCAGAAACCGCACTCTCGGCTACATCCCATACTATGTCTGGGTTGGATGCCAAAAGAAGCCGTTTTCGGCATCAAGCTTGCCTCATGAAATTATTGAGCGCATTGATGCGTTGGCCACGGAATCGCCCTACCTGTACCCTGCAAACCAAGGAGATGCTCTGACTCGTGCGATTGAGAGATCTGCACCAGAGATTCGCTCCAAGGCCTTCATCACTGCCGTTGAGAATCTGTCTGCCAACTTACCTCTTCCCTCGTTCTTCTATCAAAACCACCACTGGCGGATCTATTATGATGACAGGCTGCAGAAGCACACCCAATTCAATGATGAATACATCTATGCGTTCACATGGGAGGATGCCCGCGTTGACGAGCGCTTGTTAAAGCTTGGTCCTGATGATAAGATCCTTGCCATCACCTCTGCTGGAGACAACATCATTTCCTACCTTGCCCAGAGTCCTGCTCGTGTTCACGCTGTTGACCTTAACCCGACTCAGAACCATCTTCTGGAGCTCAAGGCTGCCGCTTATACGGCTCTTCCATATGAGGATTTCTGGAAGATCTTTGGCGATGGAAAGCACTCTAACTTCCGCGAGCTGCTCCTTACCAAGCTGTCTCCTCATCTCTCTGGCCGTGCATTCCAATATTGGCTCAAGAACGTCCACGTCTTCCAGAACAATAAGGGGTACGGTCTCTACGACACTGGTGGCTCCCGCCACGCCATTCGCGCTTTCCGCTGGATCTCCCGTATCTTTGGATTGAAGTCTGCCGTCAAGAAGCTGCTCGAATCTCGAACTTTGAATGAGCAACGAGAGATGTGGCGCAACAAGATCCGTCCCGCTTTACTCTCTAAACTCATCTGCAATTTGGTCGTCTCGCAAGAAAGTTTCCTCTGGGCCGCTCTCGGTGTTCCCAAGAATCAGCTCGCGATGATTGAGAAAGACCATGCCGATTCTGACCTAGTGAAGCAGGGTAAGGCGAAGAACACTCGTTCTCATGCTATCTGGCACTACATGGTCAACACGCTAGATCCCGTTGCCGAAGAAACTCACATTGGTACTGACAACCCCTACTACTACGTCTGTATGGACGGCAAGTTTTCACGCAAGTGCCACCCTGAGTATCTCCGCCCCGAGGTTCATGCCAAGCTCTCACGTCGGGGTGCCTTGGATGGCCTTCGCATCCACACTGATGAGCTTGAAGAGGTCATTGCTCGTATTACCCCTGGAACTCTTACTGTCGCCGTCATTATGGACAGCATGGACTGGTTTGACACTGGCTCCCAAGCGGCGGCTGCTCAGATTAGCAAACTCAACAGGGCGCTCAAGATGGGCGGCCGTGTCCTGCTTCGTACGTCTGCTTTAAGCCCCTGGTATATCAAGGTTTTTGAAGCACATGGGTTCACTGCCCAGTGCCACGGCTCCAGAGTTGATGGCGCATGCATCGATCGCGTAAACATGTATGCTAGCTGCTGGATCTGCACCAAGACTGAGAATTTGCCCCCGCCTACTCCTGAGTTTGATCGCATTGGAGGAGGCGACATCACTAGCCTGACCATTTAA
- a CDS encoding uncharacterized protein (BUSCO:EOG092D181M) produces the protein MPPASGQKGTGKKNSAAMQKQSRNSTPVPAPASALPPQEFYDPDYLDTRVILFSNLTFDNLVDQSASSAPVPESRSVDAMLEKLKTLINIMEKRSTFYDRGMRYLADERKKRPEDMRIDVRDQDSKKSKHKRKKGTDTAGDEQSSPLRDPKRKHARDNDDASSSLSPIAGGASPNAMETDEKPKKEEEEEEESSEDEGAPPRRELPQAQTFGDDPSTFPDPTVYEILPTYEGMPDEERKKIYSVAVYPKSDLADLIAGDPPDKDFSNTKPSSQINFSTFSTYIDPYFRPFSEEDLAFLRERSDRVSPFVMPKRGKRHYTEIWAEEDGAMSIDSPQQNRDKLPPNQPRGTIDNMNDNVAETDALSIGPLATRLLQALRPESRIPSSDDKPTTNGITNGDVSMNGDINGDEPNGVAEDKSSPVPPATFMTESSTEAWKKATHPKLEYAQVEERLKQELRHIGFLPQEGIETEYDGHFDDEVAGRLRLLQARLKEQMLVNGARKARLMDLVRERMAHQEYQTILEDLDSQVNAAYLKRTRTMGKSKKSKRPGGAGGGSHFVGGAAGMARPGIGDLTKTLMERRRRWIDTIGSVFDDENLNKVPRVEDPDSSIFKPEEMAELIKKEKDQWDDEIEEE, from the exons ATGCCTCCCGCATCTGGGCAGAAGGGCACTGGCAAGAAGAACTCGGCCGCCATGCAGAAACAGAGCCGAAACTCAACGCCGGTCCCGGCCCCAGCATCGGCCCTTCCACCACAGGAGTTTTACGACCCAGATTATCTCGATACTAGAGTCATCTTGTTTTCGAATCTTACGTTTGACAACCTGGTGGACCAAAGCGCCTCCAGCGCTCCGGTTCCCGAGTCGCGGAGTGTTGACGCCATGCTTGAAAAGCTTAAGACGCTGATCAATATCATGGAAAAACGCTCCACTTTTTATGACCGAGGAATGAGATATCTCGCGGACGAGCGGAAAAAGCGTCCCGAGGATATGCGTATCGACGTGCGGGACCAAGATTCGAAGAAGTCTAAGcacaagaggaagaagggcacCGATACCGCAGGTGATG AACAATCCTCTCCGCTAAGAGATCCAAAGCGAAAGCACGCACGCGACAATGATGACGCCAGCTCCTCGCTCTCCCCCATTGCAGGAGGAGCATCTCCCAACGCCATGGAAACCGACGAGAAGcccaagaaagaggaagaagaggaggaagagagttcagaagatgaaggagcACCTCCAAGGCGTGAACTTCCTCAAGCGCAAACCTTTGGGGACGATCCATCGACATTTCCAGACCCCACTGTTTACGAAATTTTACCTACATATGAGGGTATGCCCgacgaagaaagaaagaagatttaCTCCGTCGCCGTTTACCCCAAGAGCGACCTTGCCGACTTGATTGCTGGCGATCCCCCGGACAAGGACTTTAGTAATACGAAACCGAGCAGTCAAATCAACTTTTCAACATTTTCAACATATATCGATCCGTATTTCCGCCCATTCTCTGAAGAAGATTTGGCGTTTCTGCGAGAGCGTAGTGATCGCGTATCGCCCTTTGTCATGCCAAAGCGTGGCAAGAGACATTACACCGAAATTTgggctgaagaagacggcgCCATGTCAATCGACTCACCGCAGCAGAATCGTGACAAGCTGCCTCCAAACCAGCCTCGTGGCACCATCGATAATATGAATGATAACGTAGCTGAGACGGATGCGCTGTCCATCGGCCCCCTTGCGACGCGATTATTGCAGGCACTGCGCCCTGAGTCGCGAATACCGTCATCTGATGATAAGCCCACCACTAACGGTATTACAAATGGCGACGTCAGCATGAATGGAGACATTAATGGAGACGAACCGAATGGAGTTGCAGAGGATAAATCAAGCCCGGTACCCCCGGCTACCTTTATGACCGAGTCATCTACGGAAGCATGGAAAAAGGCTACACATCCAAAGCTTGAATATGCCCAGGTTGAGGAGCGGCTTAAGCAGGAGCTTCGTCATATTGGCTTTCTCCCACAAGAAGGCATTGAAACTGAGTATGACGGCCACTTTGACGACGAGGTCGCGGGCAGACTGCGGTTGCTGCAGGCTAGACTCAAAGAGCAGATGCTCGTCAATGGTGCGCGCAAAGCGCGGCTGATGGATTTGGTGCGTGAGCGGATGGCTCATCAAGAATACCAAACCATTCTTGAGGATCTAGATTCGCAAGTCAATGCCGCATATCTGAAGCGCACGCGAACGATGgggaagagcaagaagtCTAAGCGCCCCGGAGGTGCAGGCGGTGGCAGCCATTTTGTCGGAGGCGCAGCAGGCATGGCGCGGCCAGGAATAGGAGACCTGACCAAGACGCTGATGGAGCGGCGGAGGAGATGGATAGACACGATAGGATCTGTCTTTGACGACGAGAATTTGAACAAGGTTCCACGAGTCGAGGACCCAGACAGTTCCATCTTTAAACCTGAAGAAATGGCTGAGCTtataaagaaggagaaggatcAATGGGACGACGAGATTGAAGAGGAGTAA